One segment of Coleofasciculaceae cyanobacterium DNA contains the following:
- a CDS encoding helix-turn-helix transcriptional regulator: protein MTEPIIDRGKLIGRINFARIGVTVAFDIKYLSNLSAVCLHLSACLANLRSQPEFQPNPYLKLLTKREQIASLVAQGLTNAEIGKELWISQNTVKQALKKMFRKLKVISRIEMVVRLQD, encoded by the coding sequence ATGACTGAGCCAATTATTGATCGGGGAAAATTAATTGGTAGGATTAATTTTGCTCGTATAGGTGTTACAGTAGCTTTTGATATTAAATATTTAAGTAATTTAAGTGCAGTGTGTCTGCATCTATCTGCTTGTTTAGCTAATTTACGTTCTCAACCTGAATTTCAGCCAAATCCATACCTAAAACTATTAACCAAGCGAGAACAAATTGCCAGTTTGGTTGCCCAGGGATTGACTAATGCCGAGATTGGTAAAGAATTATGGATTAGCCAGAATACAGTTAAGCAAGCTTTGAAAAAAATGTTTCGGAAATTAAAAGTTATCTCCCGTATAGAAATGGTAGTGCGACTTCAAGACTAA